From the genome of Pseudalkalibacillus berkeleyi, one region includes:
- the glmS gene encoding glutamine--fructose-6-phosphate transaminase (isomerizing): MCGIVGYIGNEDTKEILLKGLEKLEYRGYDSAGIAIMNDDGVHVFKEKGRIATLRENVDEKVPATTGIGHTRWATHGAPSKTNAHPHQSASSRFTLVHNGVIENFTQVRKEFLKDVELVSETDTEIIVQMIEHFVKEGLEVEAAFRETLSLLKGSYALALLDNENPEVIYVGKNKSPLLVGLGNGFNVVASDSMAMLQKTDQFVELMDEEIVLVSKENVTIKNLDGEVKERAPFTAELDASDIEKGTYPHYMLKEIDEQPIVIRNIINQYQDKNDQIKLDDDIRKAMKKTDRIYIVACGTSYHAGLVGKELIEKVAEVPVEVHIASEFSYNMPMLSEKPLFIFISQSGETADSRAVLVQVKKLGHKALTITNVPGSTLSREADYTMLLHAGPEIAVASTKAYTAQIAVLSILAADTAKAKGIDMSFDLIKELSVVSNAIEALCDQKEEFEAIAREYLSVTRNCFFIGRGMDYHVVQEGALKLKEISYIQAEGFAGGELKHGTIALIEEGTPVIALATQEHVNLSIRGNVKEVAARGAYTCTVSMKSLADEEDRVIIPDVHAYLTPLVSVIPMQLISYYAALHRDCDVDKPRNLAKSVTVE, from the coding sequence ATGTGTGGAATTGTTGGATATATTGGAAATGAAGATACGAAAGAGATTTTGTTAAAAGGGTTGGAAAAGCTTGAGTACCGTGGATATGATTCTGCTGGTATCGCAATTATGAACGACGATGGTGTACATGTTTTCAAGGAAAAAGGACGAATTGCGACTTTACGTGAAAACGTAGATGAGAAAGTACCAGCGACAACTGGAATTGGACATACACGTTGGGCAACGCATGGTGCACCGAGCAAAACAAATGCTCACCCACACCAAAGTGCTTCTAGCCGTTTTACACTCGTTCACAACGGTGTGATCGAAAACTTTACACAAGTTCGTAAAGAGTTCTTGAAAGATGTTGAGTTAGTCAGTGAAACGGATACAGAGATTATTGTTCAAATGATTGAGCACTTTGTGAAAGAAGGACTCGAAGTAGAAGCAGCATTTCGCGAAACACTTTCATTATTGAAAGGCTCTTATGCACTTGCTCTACTTGATAACGAAAACCCTGAAGTCATTTATGTAGGAAAGAATAAAAGTCCTTTACTAGTCGGATTAGGAAATGGATTCAATGTCGTTGCGAGTGACTCAATGGCAATGCTTCAAAAGACAGACCAATTCGTTGAATTAATGGACGAAGAAATCGTGCTCGTTTCAAAAGAGAATGTAACGATTAAGAATTTAGATGGTGAAGTAAAGGAACGTGCGCCTTTCACTGCAGAGCTTGATGCATCTGATATTGAAAAAGGTACTTATCCGCACTACATGCTGAAGGAAATTGATGAGCAACCGATCGTCATCCGTAATATCATTAATCAATATCAAGATAAGAATGATCAAATTAAATTAGACGATGATATCCGTAAAGCGATGAAAAAGACAGACCGTATTTACATTGTAGCTTGTGGTACTTCTTATCATGCGGGTCTTGTCGGTAAAGAATTGATTGAAAAAGTTGCTGAAGTGCCTGTAGAAGTGCACATCGCAAGTGAATTCTCATACAACATGCCAATGCTTTCAGAAAAGCCATTATTTATCTTTATTTCTCAAAGTGGAGAAACGGCAGACAGCCGTGCAGTACTCGTGCAGGTGAAGAAGCTTGGTCATAAGGCACTTACAATTACAAATGTACCTGGCTCAACGCTTTCTCGTGAAGCGGACTACACAATGCTTTTACATGCAGGACCTGAGATCGCAGTAGCATCTACAAAGGCATATACCGCTCAAATTGCAGTTCTTTCGATACTTGCTGCAGACACTGCAAAAGCAAAAGGCATTGACATGAGCTTTGATCTGATCAAGGAATTGAGTGTCGTTTCGAACGCGATTGAAGCATTATGTGATCAAAAAGAAGAGTTCGAAGCTATTGCTCGAGAATATCTTTCTGTCACTAGAAACTGCTTCTTTATCGGACGCGGCATGGACTATCATGTCGTTCAAGAAGGTGCCCTTAAGCTTAAGGAGATCTCCTACATCCAAGCAGAAGGATTTGCTGGAGGAGAACTGAAGCACGGTACGATCGCGCTTATTGAAGAGGGTACACCAGTGATTGCACTTGCTACACAAGAGCATGTGAACTTGAGCATTCGTGGAAACGTGAAAGAAGTCGCTGCACGTGGTGCATACACATGTACAGTAAGTATGAAAAGCTTAGCGGACGAAGAAGATCGCGTCATCATTCCAGATGTACACGCGTACCTCACACCGCTCGTAAGTGTCATCCCTATGCAACTGATCTCCTACTACGCAGCACTGCACCGTGACTGCGACGTAGATAAGCCAAGAAACCTGGCAAAATCAGTAACTGTAGAATAA
- the glmM gene encoding phosphoglucosamine mutase, which yields MGKYFGTDGVRGVANTELTPELAFKLGRFGGYVLTKETQKPKIIIGRDTRISGHMLEGALVAGLLSIGAEVMRLGVISTPGVAYLTKALGAQAGVMISASHNPVGDNGIKFFGSDGYKLLDHQEQEIEELIDMEKDNLPRPTGMDLGLVSDYFEGGQKYLQFLKQTVDEDFSGLRIALDCAHGAVSSLAPHLFADLDADITTIGASPNGLNINDGVGSTHPESLVELVNEKEADVGLAFDGDGDRLIAVDENGQIVDGDQIMFICAKHMAKEGRLNHDTVVSTVMSNLGFYKGLEEAGVASEQTAVGDRYVMERMREGDFNLGGEQSGHIIFLDHGTTGDGLLSALQLVNIMKVTKKPLSELAGEMKKFPQCLKNVKVTDKHKVMENPSVKEAIQTVEAETNGNGRVLVRPSGTEPLVRVMVEAPTVELCEEYADKIVRVVESELGYIEQ from the coding sequence ATGGGTAAATATTTTGGAACAGACGGAGTCAGAGGTGTAGCAAATACCGAACTAACACCTGAATTAGCATTTAAATTAGGGCGTTTCGGCGGTTATGTTCTGACAAAAGAAACCCAAAAACCGAAAATTATCATTGGAAGAGATACGCGTATTTCTGGACATATGCTTGAAGGGGCTTTAGTAGCCGGTCTATTATCGATCGGAGCTGAGGTTATGCGTTTAGGTGTCATTTCTACACCAGGTGTTGCTTATTTGACGAAGGCACTAGGTGCACAAGCAGGCGTTATGATTTCAGCATCACATAATCCTGTAGGAGATAATGGCATTAAGTTCTTTGGGTCAGATGGATATAAATTGTTAGATCATCAGGAGCAAGAAATTGAAGAACTTATTGATATGGAAAAAGATAACCTTCCAAGACCAACAGGAATGGACCTTGGTCTAGTCAGTGATTATTTTGAAGGCGGGCAGAAGTACCTCCAGTTCTTAAAGCAGACTGTAGATGAGGATTTCTCTGGTCTTCGAATTGCTCTTGATTGCGCGCATGGTGCAGTATCCTCATTAGCACCACATTTATTCGCTGACCTAGATGCAGATATTACGACAATCGGAGCGTCTCCTAACGGATTGAATATTAATGATGGTGTCGGTTCAACGCATCCAGAGAGTTTAGTTGAGCTTGTAAATGAGAAGGAAGCGGATGTAGGACTTGCTTTTGATGGGGATGGAGATCGACTCATCGCAGTTGATGAGAACGGTCAAATCGTCGATGGCGACCAAATCATGTTCATATGTGCAAAGCATATGGCAAAAGAAGGACGTCTTAACCATGATACAGTTGTTTCAACTGTAATGAGTAATCTTGGATTCTACAAAGGGCTTGAGGAGGCTGGCGTTGCCTCTGAGCAAACAGCAGTTGGAGATCGTTACGTGATGGAACGTATGCGTGAAGGCGATTTCAACCTTGGTGGAGAACAATCTGGACATATCATCTTTTTGGATCATGGTACGACGGGTGATGGGTTACTTTCAGCACTCCAGCTCGTTAATATCATGAAAGTGACGAAGAAACCATTATCAGAGCTTGCAGGGGAAATGAAGAAGTTTCCACAATGCTTGAAAAATGTAAAAGTCACAGATAAACATAAAGTGATGGAGAACCCGAGTGTGAAAGAAGCGATTCAAACTGTAGAAGCTGAGACGAACGGGAACGGACGGGTTCTTGTTCGCCCTTCAGGTACAGAGCCACTCGTTCGAGTGATGGTAGAAGCGCCGACAGTTGAATTATGTGAAGAATATGCGGACAAAATTGTACGTGTAGTCGAAAGTGAATTAGGGTATATAGAACAATAA
- a CDS encoding CdaR family protein: MDKLLKSHWFVRITAFLVALMMYTSVNITNQDATDTEEDVRNGEGPIYKTVSVEAEYDESKYELMGLPKTAAVEFQGSRADLTKLNLQRGQTAFVDLSDKGPGQYEATLKMSNIPNGVEYAFEEPTVSVTLHEKKTETFPVTIQLLDVDELPEGYIAGTPEADQKEIEITGAKEIIDEIKYVRAFVNVGTAKETFTREVKIQALNKSYDPIDIKIDPATTEVTVPIDNPNKDVDLSVESKGSLPDGVELKSITPENKDVTIHAPKELLDRLDSIKIPVDLSNITEDKTIEVSVPLPDGAFYASPGKVKVKIDVEKVEESSSDSTNETASSRTFEDVPINIRGLSDNQEAAIRTPEKGVMDLTVQGDEEALKDLSEESITAFIDAQNLSEGEHDVEINVELPEAFTYQNEIKKATLTISETTA; encoded by the coding sequence ATGGATAAGCTGCTTAAAAGTCATTGGTTTGTTAGAATCACCGCCTTTTTGGTCGCTTTGATGATGTATACATCCGTAAACATTACGAATCAGGATGCAACGGATACGGAAGAGGATGTTCGAAACGGAGAAGGTCCGATTTATAAAACCGTTTCTGTTGAGGCGGAATACGATGAGAGTAAGTATGAACTTATGGGCTTACCAAAAACCGCAGCTGTTGAATTTCAAGGATCACGAGCAGACCTTACGAAATTGAATCTACAACGTGGTCAAACCGCATTCGTTGATCTCTCAGATAAAGGTCCGGGTCAATATGAAGCAACCTTGAAAATGAGTAATATACCAAACGGTGTGGAATATGCCTTTGAAGAACCAACGGTATCCGTTACTCTTCATGAGAAGAAGACGGAAACTTTCCCAGTTACGATACAGCTTCTAGATGTAGATGAATTGCCAGAAGGGTATATTGCTGGCACACCAGAAGCGGATCAGAAAGAAATTGAAATCACGGGTGCAAAAGAAATCATTGATGAAATTAAATACGTTCGAGCATTCGTTAATGTAGGAACTGCAAAAGAAACGTTCACACGAGAAGTGAAGATTCAAGCACTAAATAAGAGCTATGATCCGATTGATATTAAGATCGATCCTGCAACTACGGAAGTCACTGTACCGATTGATAACCCGAATAAGGATGTCGATCTGTCGGTTGAAAGTAAAGGTTCTCTTCCTGATGGGGTTGAGTTGAAATCGATTACGCCAGAGAACAAGGATGTTACCATTCATGCACCAAAGGAATTATTGGATCGCTTAGATTCAATCAAGATTCCAGTTGACTTAAGTAATATTACAGAAGATAAAACGATTGAAGTTAGTGTTCCATTACCGGACGGAGCATTTTATGCATCTCCCGGTAAAGTGAAAGTCAAAATCGATGTCGAAAAAGTAGAGGAATCCTCTAGTGATTCAACTAATGAAACGGCAAGCTCAAGAACGTTTGAAGATGTGCCAATTAATATTCGAGGGTTATCAGATAACCAGGAAGCCGCCATTCGTACACCTGAAAAGGGCGTAATGGATTTGACGGTCCAAGGTGATGAAGAAGCCTTGAAAGATTTATCAGAAGAAAGTATTACAGCATTTATTGATGCACAGAATTTATCTGAAGGTGAACATGACGTAGAAATCAATGTAGAATTACCAGAAGCATTTACGTATCAGAACGAGATTAAGAAAGCGACCTTAACCATCAGCGAAACAACGGCTTAG
- the cdaA gene encoding diadenylate cyclase CdaA, whose protein sequence is MFPIGDFNVLNYINDIIDILLVTYVIYKLIMLIKGTKAIQLLKGITVIVAVWFFSGIFKLNTLNWLMNEAITYGILAIIIIFQPELRRALEQLGRGRFFSRGMIAEEEKNMKTIEALMKATNYMAKRRIGALITIERETGLDDYVETGIPINAHLSSELLINIFIPNTPLHDGAVIINDDQILAAASYLPLSESPFISKELGTRHRAALGISEVTDGLTLVVSEETGHVSLTKNGELYRNLDEDMLRKLLEAEIMNKSKATSSSKWNWRGKKNG, encoded by the coding sequence ATGTTTCCAATAGGAGACTTTAATGTACTAAATTACATAAATGATATTATTGATATCCTCTTAGTCACCTATGTGATCTACAAGCTTATCATGCTCATAAAAGGCACTAAGGCGATACAACTATTGAAAGGTATTACCGTCATCGTAGCGGTCTGGTTCTTTAGTGGAATTTTCAAGCTCAACACACTGAACTGGTTAATGAATGAGGCGATTACATACGGAATCCTTGCCATTATTATCATATTCCAACCTGAACTCCGTCGAGCACTTGAACAGCTTGGTCGAGGACGGTTCTTTTCACGTGGCATGATTGCGGAAGAAGAGAAGAATATGAAGACCATTGAAGCTTTAATGAAAGCAACGAATTATATGGCGAAGCGTCGTATTGGAGCTCTTATTACGATCGAAAGAGAAACGGGTCTAGACGATTACGTAGAAACAGGTATTCCAATTAATGCTCATCTGAGCTCCGAGCTATTAATTAATATCTTTATTCCGAATACACCACTGCATGATGGTGCGGTCATCATCAACGATGATCAAATATTAGCGGCTGCAAGCTATCTACCTTTATCAGAAAGTCCATTCATCTCAAAAGAGCTTGGAACAAGACACCGTGCGGCCTTGGGGATATCGGAAGTAACAGATGGACTGACCTTGGTAGTATCTGAAGAAACTGGACATGTTTCCCTTACGAAAAATGGTGAGCTCTACCGTAACTTAGATGAAGACATGTTACGAAAACTATTAGAGGCTGAAATCATGAATAAATCAAAAGCAACTTCCTCATCAAAGTGGAACTGGAGGGGGAAGAAGAATGGATAA
- a CDS encoding anti-sigma factor: MKCDRKYSSYMHKWIDESIEPLEKIELLRHTQSCSDCHERFEELKNTDRMLQSHHSIKAPNGFTSKVMDRLPREKSTSKMRRWFKHHPLLTAAVLFLVLMSGSLYSEWESDISVTANGAQVTIDEESKRVIVPEGETVKGDLVVRNGDVEIAGKVEGDLTVINGKHYLASAGHVAGESEEIHQITEWVWYRLKEGVTGILSWFD, from the coding sequence ATGAAGTGTGATAGAAAATATTCGTCCTATATGCATAAATGGATAGACGAAAGTATTGAACCTCTTGAAAAAATTGAATTGCTCAGACATACCCAAAGTTGCTCAGACTGTCATGAGAGGTTTGAAGAATTGAAAAACACGGATCGGATGCTGCAAAGTCATCATTCGATTAAAGCGCCAAATGGTTTTACTTCAAAAGTGATGGATCGTTTGCCACGTGAAAAATCAACCTCTAAAATGCGTAGGTGGTTTAAACATCACCCTTTATTAACGGCAGCAGTTTTGTTTCTCGTATTAATGTCAGGATCTCTATATAGCGAATGGGAAAGCGATATATCAGTGACAGCAAACGGTGCACAAGTAACGATTGATGAAGAAAGTAAAAGAGTCATTGTACCAGAAGGTGAAACCGTAAAAGGAGACCTGGTCGTACGTAATGGTGATGTAGAGATTGCAGGTAAGGTCGAAGGCGATCTGACAGTGATTAATGGCAAACATTATTTGGCTTCTGCAGGACATGTAGCGGGAGAAAGTGAAGAAATCCACCAAATTACAGAATGGGTTTGGTATCGCTTGAAAGAAGGCGTAACGGGTATATTGAGTTGGTTTGATTAA
- the sigW gene encoding RNA polymerase sigma factor SigW codes for MDMTVKRLVRLVKKGDQKAFEEIVEIYKDKVYHIVYRMLGNVHESEDIAQEAFVRAYIHIEKYNDAHKFSTWLYRIATNLTIDRIRKKKPDYYLDAEVPGGEGLTLYSQVAVAEQLPEEKVETFELQERIQREVLHLPPKYRSAITLKYLEELSLKEISEILQIPVSTVKTRIHRGREALRKRLKDLDG; via the coding sequence ATGGATATGACGGTGAAACGGTTGGTCCGCTTAGTGAAGAAAGGGGATCAAAAAGCGTTCGAAGAAATCGTTGAAATTTACAAAGATAAGGTGTATCACATCGTATATCGAATGCTTGGTAATGTACATGAATCGGAAGACATCGCTCAGGAAGCATTTGTACGCGCATATATACATATCGAGAAATATAATGATGCACATAAATTTTCTACTTGGTTGTATCGTATTGCAACCAATTTAACAATTGATCGTATTAGAAAGAAGAAGCCAGATTACTACTTAGATGCAGAGGTTCCAGGTGGTGAAGGGTTAACGCTTTATTCGCAGGTTGCTGTAGCGGAACAATTACCTGAAGAAAAAGTTGAAACCTTTGAGCTTCAAGAACGTATACAAAGAGAAGTTCTACATTTACCTCCCAAATATCGTTCTGCAATTACATTAAAATATTTGGAGGAACTATCACTTAAGGAAATAAGCGAGATTTTGCAAATACCGGTTTCCACAGTCAAAACAAGGATACACCGAGGACGAGAAGCACTGAGAAAAAGGTTGAAAGATCTAGATGGATAG
- a CDS encoding aspartyl-phosphate phosphatase Spo0E family protein yields MRNIFVKIGLSSQIKGIMINNHYERKWVGGLSAEERYLLKEIETSRKRMLSLAKEKPLFSTEVVEISQYLDDLLNRYDVIKSEIIQVS; encoded by the coding sequence GTGAGGAACATTTTTGTAAAAATAGGTTTATCTTCTCAAATAAAGGGTATTATGATTAACAACCATTATGAGCGAAAGTGGGTGGGCGGATTGTCAGCTGAAGAACGTTATCTGTTGAAGGAAATTGAGACCTCCAGAAAGAGAATGTTGTCCTTGGCGAAAGAAAAACCGTTGTTTTCCACCGAGGTAGTTGAAATCAGTCAGTACCTAGATGATCTCCTTAATCGATACGATGTAATCAAGAGTGAAATCATACAAGTGTCTTAG
- a CDS encoding carbonic anhydrase, producing the protein MIKKYGTALNCIDGRTQIPIIMWLRKHYGLDYVDLITEPGMDRVLSQGKKSELKRLKGKVNISIDAHDSQLVAVVGHYDCAANPVSKFKHIHDIKQGINVVQSRGLPVRVVGLWVDDCWQVHVIS; encoded by the coding sequence ATGATAAAGAAATATGGTACGGCACTCAACTGTATTGATGGTAGGACTCAAATTCCTATAATAATGTGGCTAAGAAAACATTATGGGCTTGATTATGTAGATTTAATCACTGAGCCTGGAATGGACCGGGTATTGTCTCAAGGTAAAAAGAGTGAGTTAAAGCGATTAAAAGGGAAAGTGAACATTTCAATAGACGCTCATGATTCACAATTAGTTGCAGTTGTAGGACACTATGATTGTGCTGCAAACCCTGTCAGTAAGTTTAAACACATACATGACATTAAGCAGGGAATTAATGTGGTTCAATCGAGGGGACTTCCGGTTCGTGTAGTTGGACTTTGGGTTGATGACTGTTGGCAAGTACATGTGATTAGTTGA
- the rocF gene encoding arginase produces MNKNIGILGVPMDLGQMRRGVDMGPSAMRYAGLIERLENIGYDVEDHGDVEIPQREKVASTETNLKNLQGVIEASTLLANGVDKIIEDGHFPLVLGGDHSIAIGTLAGVSKHYKNLGVIWYDAHGDLNTSDTSPSGNIHGMPLAVSLGIGHEKLKDIGGYGPKVKPENIVIIGARSLDEGERELIREKGIKVYTMHEIDRMGMSKVMEEAIEYVSKDTDGVHLSLDLDGLDPAEAPGVGTPVLGGISYRESHLAMEMLEEAKIITSAEFVEVNPILDDKNKTATCAVGLVGSLFGEKLI; encoded by the coding sequence ATGAACAAGAATATCGGAATTTTAGGCGTCCCTATGGACCTTGGACAGATGCGCCGAGGCGTAGATATGGGGCCAAGTGCTATGAGATATGCTGGTTTAATTGAACGTTTAGAAAACATCGGATATGATGTTGAAGATCATGGTGATGTTGAAATCCCTCAAAGAGAAAAAGTAGCTAGCACAGAAACGAATTTAAAGAATTTACAAGGTGTAATTGAAGCGAGTACTTTATTGGCGAATGGCGTGGACAAGATTATTGAAGATGGACACTTCCCACTTGTTTTAGGTGGAGACCACAGTATCGCGATTGGAACACTAGCTGGCGTTTCAAAGCATTATAAGAATTTAGGTGTTATTTGGTATGATGCACATGGTGATTTAAACACAAGTGATACTTCACCAAGCGGAAACATTCACGGTATGCCACTTGCGGTCAGCTTGGGAATTGGTCATGAGAAGCTGAAAGACATTGGCGGATACGGACCTAAAGTGAAGCCAGAAAACATTGTCATAATAGGAGCCCGTTCATTAGATGAAGGTGAACGTGAATTGATACGTGAAAAAGGAATTAAAGTATACACGATGCACGAAATCGATCGTATGGGTATGTCTAAGGTGATGGAAGAAGCAATTGAATATGTTTCAAAAGATACCGATGGCGTACATTTGAGCTTAGACTTAGATGGATTAGATCCTGCAGAGGCTCCTGGAGTTGGTACACCTGTACTTGGAGGTATTAGCTACAGAGAGAGTCATCTAGCTATGGAAATGCTAGAAGAGGCGAAAATTATTACTTCAGCTGAATTTGTTGAAGTCAATCCGATTTTGGATGACAAGAATAAAACGGCTACATGTGCAGTAGGCTTAGTCGGATCTTTATTCGGTGAAAAATTAATCTAA